From Colias croceus chromosome Z, ilColCroc2.1:
GCAAATTGATCAAACCATACTCTAGCACGTGCTATTTAGGCATATTTTAATGATCCCTGACATTTAccacattataataatatactcgTAATACATTCTGATGACATGTcacagttaaaataatatattaacttaagcgaaataggtacatacttaataaAGATGCGTTTTTTTGTAGTAAacagtaggtattatttagaAACGGTAAATAAGTTTTACCTAGAACGTTAAAGTCCAAAAGAGACAGTCGATACagttaatgtattttttccaaattaACATAAATCATCGATGATGTGTCCTGAATACGCAATAAGGTTCTATTTACATAACTTTCAGCTTGCAGTCATTGCATGGGCCAAAGTGGGTCGTCTTCGtagaaatgttataaattatgataattttgtttgaacgaTGAAATTTGTTTTACTTACAGATTCATTCTTCTAGCGTGTATAGCGTGGCAAGCGTCAGCGCGGCCGCAAGATGACTCAGAGCCCAGGGCAATTCCAAATCGGGGCCTTTTGAAACGAGGTTTGGTGGGAAAAGGCAAGCCTACAACGACTACCACCACAGCCGCCCCTGCAGAGGTAGGTGTTTAGAAAAGTTTAAggcctttaaaaataaacgatttgTCTTATTGACTTTACAGTTTTACGTTAACAATGTCCATGGGGATAAGATGCATCTTGCATGCAATTTgaaaaactacaaaaaaagaTCACCTGTGCCAAGCAGCATTCAATAATTGAATTTGCAGTATTATTAccatttataattaatcttatatatatatatattgtaattaaacaaaacaaaggAAGGGCTCATAGTCTCTAGGATATGAATTGAATGCATTTTAACTAGAATATTaattccaataaaaaataccGTTATATCCTTAATTATATAACCtatatttcaatttgtttaaataaataaaagaatttacataataaacttataatatttaaataactattaattcttcattaattaattatttatggatagatatttaaaataatttacattttccgCATTATTTACAACTATGTCCTTTTAAGGAAAGTCAAACAGGTAGGTAATTTATCATCAtaggttaattatttttttaagcaatattaattcaaaatattatttaatttacggCGACGTTATaatgttttttgaataaacaaagattcttatttttttaatatgcatTTTTAAGTAGCTGTTAAGCTTTTAagacttaataaaatatttttacaaaatataaaacgatGTTAAAGTATAAAACGACTATATTTCCGCCTGCGGAAATCGcggttcccattcccgtgggatttccgggataaaacctattccaagttaccctctatatgtgtgctaaatttcattgtaatcggttcagtagtttatgcgtgaaaacaatacatacatacaatacatacatacaaacctttcctctttataatattattatagagtatagatggaaagctatattttgtacattaaCAGTAATTTGTGTCTTTATATGGTCTTTTGTTTGGCATTCTCTGACCTATccatttaaatactttattctacctaattaatatacctataggtaataaaaaaaatatacaaagttTTCTAGAAAATGCACGCTCCGATTTCCTGTTTggtatttaataattcttatGTAGTTGGTAAAAACCAGTATCCAACCTCTATCTACAATCAAGGATCTTTGAGTAGGTAGTATTATTTCACGAACACGTAAGATCTTATCGTATATGTGCATATATTTTCTTGCTTCTATCTCGCTTCCCATATTGCTCAAGAATATTATATCTTCTATTATGTAACGATGTCTgtgttgtatttttagttGCGTTTACATTAAGAGTCCTAAAATGTCAATATTGTTAGTTCAGGATGatatttttgcaatatttttattccataCCAAAGTGCTTACATAATGTTAACTTTTGACATTCGAACTCAGTTTTGGTAGtttcaaatgtttataatataaaggcAATAAATATGAGAGTAATCTTAAATTTTGTACACAGTTGGTTTGAATCAGTATTAATTATCGTTTTCCTTTGTTTTATCCGAAATAGgttctatataataatattttacttaaataaagCAAACTAATAGCACCCCGGAATTAAATAATAGCCGAAGTGTTTCAAATCTTCTGCAATTTTAacctttaattaattatataatgtttatCAGCTTTTCTATATAACCCAGTATCCGTTTCcatatatattacattatttatcgAGACTGAAATTATCGTTAAAACTGCATTCGTCACCGTGCGGCTCTGATGCACTCGTTGCCACATGATTGTCTTATGGGTATTTATTTCCCTTTCGAGCACACGAGATGTCACACTCGAATCATTTAGTCCAAGGCGAGTCGGACCGCCCCGCACCCGATGGTCGGGCTGCCTTCACGAGTGACCTCTGCAACTCCCGTTCCTCGGTGGCATTTCTACGCGAACGACAATAACACATTCATACTGATTGAACTGGTTTCTGGTGGAATTATTGCGACCGCCTTTGGAATGTACAACTCTATATATAATCTCCTGGCTATGACGtcaatataaagtattataacaataaaagttataacaataaaacaagtCTTACTTTGTCTTTTGcagtctttatttatttttttcttaagtaAGTACAATATCGGACATTTATCATGAGTTGAAAGAGTTTCAATTGAACATTTTGAAAATCATTATAGGAACATTTAAttactatgtaggtacatatatccatttaataaaactaaattccattataataatataagtgcacaatatgaataatttaatgagatataaattttttaatattacaggAGGATGGTGATTATGAAGAAGAAGGAGATTACCCCGCAGAGGCTGAAGCCCAAGAGCCCTCAACAGAAGCAGCTCCCTCCTCGACTGAAGGCAAAAAGCTAGTCGCCGGAGGAGTGCGACCTTTCCGCAGCAACACCGATCTCTTGGAAGCACTTAAAAGGCGGCGAGCTCAAGTTGCTGAAggttaatatttacaattgaTTAAAGATTTCTTTTGTCCTGCAAATacaaatagaataataaatatattggtAGAATATGTTGCCGACAGAAAAAAGTACTGACCTCTACTGATTTacacacatatttttatactgaCTGACCTCGCCGGTGTGGAAGTGGGTTAATATGTAACCTTATTTCCTACGAATTTCTTCACCACACTGAAAGTCAgtctacaattttaatattggcatgtaattgaaatatttggTAGACGGAAAATCATTACGCttcttttgttaaaatattacccTAATGTGTTTATCcgcaataaaactattttattaatacaattacaaaattttataattaggcACATAAATCGAGTTTATATGATTTATGGCAGTCCGCAGCACCATCCTTAATTATAGcttttttctgaaaaaaataatacataatgaaACCTCGGCTTACCCTTACCTTATCAAGTTGTATTTTgcatagatttttatttattcaattataattgAGTGATTTTTTAGTAATTAAGTTAAAATTGAGTGATTTTTGTTACCCAATAATGTTTTGCTTTTCTTTTAGCTAAATTAGGACAATCATCTGTACCTGCCGCGTCACAGTCGCAATCTGTTGATGTTCAAACAGAGGCGCCTTCAAAGGCTAACTtcagtaagtatattatacacTGATTACatgaatttacataattataatatcaaatattaattgtatattttattcagcAGGTAAAAAACGTTTTAATACAGCTACTCGTGAAACCAAATCTGAAGACGCTCCCGGGCAATCGAAACCGAGCAGAAGTCGTTTCAACAGACGTAAGTTACACGATTTTTCTATCTCATATTTTGAACAATCTTATTCATAATCGTAATTcgatatcataatatgtaattcgATTTTGGTGCACGATATTGTCACCACAGgaaatattatcatcattcgattctattacctacctactattttttcaatgtttatctattattatccCAGATTCTTATTTTACGAACCTATAACAATGTTCatctaatacataattatataaaattcccgtgtcacaatgttagttaccgCGGTACTCCTCCAAAACGGCTGTACCGATTCtcaatgaaattttctgtgcatcaCATCCAACATCTGAtaagagtaaggcagaacaacgtttgccgggacagctaatatttttatctatataccTGTATATTCCCATGTAGAAACATTACCTACATACGCATTCTCATCAAATACGTAGGCTTGTACCAATAAAGCACTATTACGAAAATGTTTAACcataaacttttttaattgcttattataattatttaaataatactcttaccaaaaactatttaataacataCCTACTTTACTGTGTTGCGTGTCATTTtgcaatataattatagatttCGTAAAGCTATTTTAGCAACGATTAACGTACGTAGTAGGTAGTTTAGATTTATGATAAACGGCTTGTGGTTTCTATTGCCCCAAATTTTGTTTACCCCTATTTCCGTCGTAACTTGTTTGTTTTTCTAAATGCCTATCATTAAGTGATCAATCTGAAGAAATTAACATCTTAATGTTTCCTATAAAATGATGTTTAATTGGTAGGTAtactaaaactattttatactttCAGCGTCATCAAGGTCCGTGCAAGAAGCAGACCCAATTGATGAACAAAACGACGCCGCCCCCACGGTCAGGACCGGCAGGCAATTCAGACGTGGTGGAAACTAGTTCCTTGCTCCTTACTTCTCATTTGTTCCTATCCTTTCTCGTCCTTTCCTTTATCCCAATAAggttataattgtataaaatatgccTCTTTCCTATTCGTGACTGTAAAAGAACTTTATACCTCTCCTTAAAACTATTTCTACTTTACCTGTATCCACATCACTGCCATCAGAATACTCTGGTCTGAACTTAGTAAGTTCCAATGAATTAGagattttatatacttacctactatattgtaaattatatttctaagtgtttttaaataaataatttaaaatatcttttgtattattacttttaccttcaaaaataatatagtcctcagctaatatataaataaaaatttacctttacaaaaacaaacttcgcttttatttaaacagctcataataggtattaattaaataatgatataTTTGAGAGATTTTTTCGTTACTTACGTTTTCATTACTACGTTTAAAGATAACTTTGAAaacgtacctatatattatttaatttaggggtggggaaaattaaaaatgacatATCTATAAGACAATACATTTATGTAGAACTTAATGAGAAATTACAATCTCACAGtcgatacaaaaatattaaaatactttgtaGTAAATTATAcgtaaagtaatataaataaagatatgtTTATATCttggaaattatattatgtcgtAGCTCTTCACTTCGGTAAGACACGGGTCACCTCAGCGAGTGGTGTGTTGTATGTACCAGGTTTCACTAAATTTACCAGCTGTTCTGCTATTTCTTGTCCCACTCGAACTTGGGCCTCTTTTGTAGACGCTCCTGCAAATAATTACTTCATTAAGTCGATACAATTGAATGAAACAAAAATGCAGTCAACATCTAAAAAGAATCCAATTGTCACTGACGCAAATAAAGAACAGGATGTATAAACTCGTTTCAGCACGTAGACAACATTATTATAGAACGTAGAGGtcaaatgatatatttatatgttactTTTCCATGCGAAATCGGTGACCTTTTTTGAAAATTCATATTTGACGAACGGATTCACATTTACAAGCGACGCGACggttgatattaattattaatattggtaCTATTACAAAatgatttgtttttatgtttattttacaaaggcAAAACGTAAATATGATGCTGATCACCTTTCTCGTATAAGTACTCTCTATAACTTCCTGCATGGTAAGTTGTTTTCATACTATaaggtttattttatactttaacaTGATTCATGTGATTgttaatgtcatacaaataCATTGTCATACAAACCTAAATGTGGTGTCGCAATAACAGCTGGGTGCTGGATGATCTCTAAAGTAAGGGGATCTGTAGGAGGCTCTTGTTCGAACACGTCGAGAGCAGCGCCACCAACCTAAAGGAATAAGTAAAGTTCTTATAATGtctattaaatgtaaaaaaatattgaatgataaatatgtattcaaTTCAAAAACTTTGAACTTTACGTGCACTAGCACTAGAGTATCCTAAGGCCTTAAGTAAGTATACAGACAAAAAGCGCAAAGATTTACTCTTACGAAAACCATGTGAAGAAACAAATGTTGGCCACTTTACCGCTATTTGCGGAAAATCCCTGCCAACGTTGGTATGCTTTtgaattttagattttaaaagTTTGGTTGCCATTATTACGCACTGTGCGAATTATAACAGATTGATAAGTAAACCTTGTTCTGAAGTTCATTAGGCTGGTCCACATAGACAGAGCAGCCTCGCGCAGCAATTAATTCGCGAGGCTGCGTACGTACCCATGCGGTTATGAGCAGTAGTAgcgtacatattatatttcactGATCGCTTTTCTTTACAGACAAGTATGTAGAGCATTCTGTGTATGTTAGTTTTCAACCGGAATCAAACCAAGGAcagttctacgctcacgcgtttattattgcaatatggGAAGCTTAAACAAAACTTGCAATGAATTTTCTGTTATAGAATGACTTGTATTGTAATGTTATTCTACCTGTCCAGCATTAAGGGCGTCGAGGAAATCTTTCTCCTTGATGAGACCGCCTCGACCAACATTTATGATTTTGACTCCTTTTTTGCAGCGTTTCAACACATCTGCGTTAATgaaatctgaaaaaaatatggttgttAAATAAACGTGTAAAAACCTGTTCCTTAATTAGTAGCCAATTACTAGTAGGTAAGTTGCAAAAATgtgaagttttaattttttttcgattGCACAATTATGATTGTAACTTGGATCCATTTGGAGACTAatcaataaaaccaaaaaatcaTGCCTTAATCCAAAAAATTCAATGATTAGTTAATAAATACTATTAGCATTATCAGTTATCCTAGTTGCAGATAACATTTAATACGCCGCTATTTATATTCcattacaataattgaaataactttATCAACTCGAGTCattaattatctaaattatgttttcttccaaaaaattCCATCACAACATTAGTGTTCATTTAATGACATTgtcttataatttattattattgcgtACAGTCTTGGTTCACAaatcataaaaagttaaatcaaAAGCAAGGCTATGAATTAATACTTTACTAGTATTATATGTAAGCTATAGGTTTAAATCTCCCAATAAAATCCCcttgaatgtaataataaatgatgcAATTGATTTCCAGTCCACACTATTATTAATTGTCCGATAACAGTTGacataataacaataacaagaCTTACTGCGTGTGGACTCAATGAGGGGCGTGTGTAGTGTGATGTAATCAGCCAAAGGCCAGATCTCATCTAGCTCCATTTTTGTTACATCAAACTGCTTGCATTGCTCTGCAGATACGAAGGGATCGAAGCCGACAAcctgaaaaaaaagaaataattaacagttttctaaatgtattataataattatagtgttCTACGCATGCTGTGCGAGCATCGCTTAGCAAGCAAATATCTAACTAGTATTCAACtcgagtatcgtattctagaatTATCTTAtgggaactatattttctatcaccaaaatttatatttgtcatcaagttgtatcacctaataaatagatctatcaccacgaaatatttccgttctcagataaacaaaaattgttcccaggtatgaattatcaaattaatgttaatataatatgagtaaaataagagatcgataaccaataaaattatattgcattacatgaatataaacttcgttcttataataacagttttgttacttaaataatagctctgtgctcagaatggtagatctgtcaccaaataaatcgattatcgatccctgactgcgactcctttttatttgatattttgtcaccaatacagtagtaacattttatttcgttcagataataaattaatagtattcgttatcaatttaatacatcaatttataattttaatgaaaaaatgatcaaaggggcggagacaaattggcgcgctttaaaaattgacatgTGCAAACATATTATCGGATTAGCCATACGCTTAAAGCTGGCCAACCCCCCACCAGAAGCAAAAAATGTGCTTATcggccagaaaagaaaaagggggcgcccttcgaaatccaaaccagcgctgattattcagtgattattgtttttttacaataaatattgattattttaactttaattaagtgttttatcCACAATTATGCTAACCATAAGCCAGCTATTAAACCAgagctgattattcagtggttattatttttaagaatagatattgattattttaacttttagtaacataatatgatttattggtgatctctttaaattagtttgcttaaatacttattaggacacacctattataatacatacaaaaacatttatttggtactagaccttatatctcaggattttaggtgatttattgtggaactgattttgcattgtttggtgactacattttggtgacagatctactattttgaggacaaaccctattatttaagaaacacaaaactaattaaattggtgatagcttaaatGATACCCTTATCTTATTTGGAGAAGACCCTTATAGATTAGATAGAGGTATTAGCTGGCTGTTACTCTACCAAGTCATCATTAAGACGGATGTAGTCTCCAGGTTTAAATCATCTTCAAATTTAGACATCCAACAAACACATAAATagtgtttacgttttttttacaTTCGAAAAACATAACTCTTCTTCTGGCACAGTTGGATAATAGCATATTTCGGAAAGTATCTTACATTTCTTATCTCAAGTCACATGTTCTATTATTAGTTGTGACGATAACGATAAAAATACCTCtaagattataatttttattgtattaaaaattacttgtaaTATAAAGTAGATTCCTAGAatctactttatattatttattactctaggtttgaataaaataattacaagcACATGCGGTACCTTGCCTtggatattttatatactgTGTACACCGTAATACGGTCTAAGCAATATTAATTCGTGAAAAATGGATCCTAATAAACTTTCcaaaatgaaatttttgtagtgatatttttatgtgataTTCGCGCTGATTGATTATTGCCATTATTGCGCTTAGCTTCGGTTAGATTTCATTTTGGATTTGGAATATtggttattatattatagaatattggttattatattatagaatattggttattatattatagaatattggttattatattcatattcgAATTAGCAAAGCAGGATAATGAGCTTCGTTCGCTTTGCTCTTCATTGATTGAAAACAATAACATATTCGCATCATGAGCCTTATAATAACAAGGAAAATAAATTCGCTATCCTTAAACTATGACGTTAAATAGTTACATAAGTACCTGGTACCTAATTTTCGAGAGCAATACGggttaatgttttattaaaccaTTTAATACATGGGTTATATGATTCGAATTTCCATCgctttttcttatattttcgAAGTGATATTACGAGTATTCCAAAGTTCTACCActagaatttatttaaagagaGTTTGATagctattttataaatgcttCATTAGAACTATGATAGAGTAAagaatatgattttaattctataaaattattctcGATACAACTTTTTTACATATGCACAAATAAAATTGACAATTACCTTCATTCCAAAAGCGCGCATACGGATAGCGACTTCGCGGCCAACTCTTCCCAGTCCAAGGACAGCCAGCACCTTTCCATTAACTTCTGTGCCTGTGTACAGGGCGCGTTCCCAACGGCCGGCCTTCAAGGCTGAGGCTGCTGGGACCACGTGCCTGGCCAGGTTCAATATCAGCCCACAGGTAAGCTCGCAAGCACTCATTGCATTCGCGCCTGGAGCACTAGAATCAATACCAGGGTGTGACAATATGTTAATTGAAAACTCGTGGAAATCTTTTTGGTACTCGAGTAAAAAACATAATCAGTTAATCTAGCTAATCCGGCTTGTAATCTATCTCCACTCCAAATTGCATACATATCCGATCAGCTGTTTTGGgtgaaatattaaacaaacatccatacatatttacaaactttcgcatttagaTATGCTCTAGCCATTATAGTTTTGCTGTGTTTATTAACGTCAATTGCGGTAAATAGGGGTATTAATTCAAAGTCAAATGTATCAATTGACACTTGCGATAGTACACAAATTACAAAGTAATTACAAATCTTCTGACAAAAATGACTTTATTCACATGATATGCATCAGAAGGAATTGTATCAATAGAACAGCGCCAAAACAGTGATCTTTCAATTGAGAAAGACCCTTAggcatgaatattttttttgacatGGTACTTTATTGAGCATACTTTTAtcacagaatacttaataaGTAGTAGCtcttatatacttatttaactTTGAAATCAactatttaaacaaacaattacTTACTTAATGTAGACGTTTAGATATTGAACTTCACCAATGTCATAATTTCAAATGATAAAGATAAGAGAGCATTGACTTTCGATATGGATAGAATTTAGAAATGAATTATTGACCCAATGCACAGGAAATATTTGATATCAATTGTATCGACgtgtataaaattgattatacGATTAAAAATTCATGAATATTCATTATCGATTATACAAAAAGATTACTTGACACCCAGACGctcagattttattttcacataattatttatatttaccatTTCTATTTCATTCTATTGGTGATTATAAATTGGTACCATTTGTACACGTagtatgatattattaacttacTTAATAACACCGATTTGTTTCTGACCAGCGGCATTTACGTCAATATTGTCTACTCCTGCACCAGCTCGTCCAACTACCAGCAGTTTAGATCCTGCGTCTAATACTTCCTTTGTCACTTGAGAGGCTGATCTTACAACCAGCGCATTATATTTCTAGAAAGAATGAGAGTATGAGGAATCCtagttacaaaatatataattcatgcatattattttttgtgtctAACTTACAGGGATTTCGTTCAAGAGTTCCTCTTTGGTTATTTTAGCTTTTGATGCTACTTCGATGCCGTGGGACTTGAGAATCTCCGCGCAATTAGCGCCAACTCCGTCAACAATCAACACTGATTTAATGTCGAGACCCATTGTTGTCTGCAATAGAAAAATGTGTGGAGGCCAATTTTGTTGTAGGTAATATCATATGGCATGtaggaaatatatttaataacattttaaatacctaaagGTATTAGATGCGTGTAaggtgtataaaaataaatcagtgCTAAAATATTGCTCAAAGCCACAATCCATCCCTCAGAACCGTCTCGTACAGAGTTACACCACATCTAAACGTACTACATTATCATAACCGGTTTTACgcgtaacaaaaaataaatcacataataataaatattatgtggaATTTACTcc
This genomic window contains:
- the LOC123705087 gene encoding D-3-phosphoglycerate dehydrogenase, which produces MGLDIKSVLIVDGVGANCAEILKSHGIEVASKAKITKEELLNEIPKYNALVVRSASQVTKEVLDAGSKLLVVGRAGAGVDNIDVNAAGQKQIGVINAPGANAMSACELTCGLILNLARHVVPAASALKAGRWERALYTGTEVNGKVLAVLGLGRVGREVAIRMRAFGMKVVGFDPFVSAEQCKQFDVTKMELDEIWPLADYITLHTPLIESTRNFINADVLKRCKKGVKIINVGRGGLIKEKDFLDALNAGQVGGAALDVFEQEPPTDPLTLEIIQHPAVIATPHLGASTKEAQVRVGQEIAEQLVNLVKPGTYNTPLAEVTRVLPK
- the LOC123705088 gene encoding uncharacterized protein LOC123705088 isoform X1, giving the protein MRSLPLFILLACIAWQASARPQDDSEPRAIPNRGLLKRGLVGKGKPTTTTTTAAPAEEDGDYEEEGDYPAEAEAQEPSTEAAPSSTEGKKLVAGGVRPFRSNTDLLEALKRRRAQVAEAKLGQSSVPAASQSQSVDVQTEAPSKANFTGKKRFNTATRETKSEDAPGQSKPSRSRFNRPSSRSVQEADPIDEQNDAAPTVRTGRQFRRGGN
- the LOC123705088 gene encoding uncharacterized protein LOC123705088 isoform X2 — encoded protein: MRSLPLFILLACIAWQASARPQDDSEPRAIPNRGLLKRGLVGKGKPTTTTTTAAPAEEDGDYEEEGDYPAEAEAQEPSTEAAPSSTEGKKLVAGGVRPFRSNTDLLEALKRRRAQVAEAKLGQSSVPAASQSQSVDVQTEAPSKANFSKKRFNTATRETKSEDAPGQSKPSRSRFNRPSSRSVQEADPIDEQNDAAPTVRTGRQFRRGGN